A genomic stretch from Edaphobacter aggregans includes:
- a CDS encoding endonuclease MutS2, whose product MNSPELLPTIPSLLHESSTSALEWPRLRDHIAGRTFSPLGRAWILALEPCADLPWIDQQHQRTAEMRAMLLSGGSFEFRGLFDPTLLLDKARIEGSALEGLEVRDLLTVAERVAAWRTLIDPPPNAPRYDWPAIDALSGSLRAFDLNPLLHQLRGKIEPDGSLNDDASPELRRIRRAMERQHRAIEESLRKSLRGLNEGGSTQDELITIRGERFVIPVKAEFKRKVPGVIHGSSSSGQTVFIEPLETIEQNNELVRLLDEEQSEIHRILVAMTRALGDNATAILTGTAILAEVESHAARARFAIDLNCTRPTFTNNAVATSTATNNVVILSGAKNPRISPEAPQTRTAPPESNPTNNPVISTELRASEASRGGSGETRFSTTTPYEPNTQSPDPQLSLVAARHPLLELRMRASAREAGTEAATPVPLTITLTNEARQLIISGPNTGGKTVSLKTLGLLSLMAQAGVPIPAEEAHLPLFTSVYADIGDAQSIERNLSSFSAHVVNLDRISREATASSLVLLDELGSATDPEEGAALAVAIAQHFLDIHAWCCITTHLTSLKVYAANHAGVLNAAVGFDQQTLTPTYQLRLGVPGASAGLNIASRLGLSPEIIAAARSQMSTQTADIGAFLDQLHDQLTAAATERETLRQREQQLAREKIRLETEGRAEQKARTKELETKLNSLIEDFAYQLRETVKAIDDKTLAQKIARDSATRIARLRREFSEQFNSTVVAHNTGADKADPNAQPHIPKGIKVGDLVKLKSLGRQARVDRIIDAKTYEVSIGPMKMRAAIDDIAEVETVKVATPLEAARKRGGITIATANDPDYMTSEINVIGRTADEAHAEVERFLDRAFLAGLPCIRIVHGTGMGILRRTLREFLRNHPHVATVTEPPQNQGGQGATEVELRQ is encoded by the coding sequence GTGAATTCTCCAGAACTATTGCCGACCATCCCCTCGCTCCTCCACGAATCCAGCACCTCCGCGCTCGAGTGGCCACGCCTCCGCGACCACATCGCCGGCCGCACCTTCTCTCCCCTCGGCCGCGCCTGGATCCTCGCCCTAGAACCCTGCGCCGACCTTCCCTGGATCGACCAGCAACACCAGCGCACCGCCGAGATGCGCGCCATGCTCTTGTCAGGCGGCAGCTTCGAGTTCCGTGGCCTCTTCGACCCCACGCTCCTCCTCGACAAAGCCCGCATCGAAGGCTCAGCCCTTGAAGGCCTTGAGGTTCGCGACCTCCTCACCGTAGCCGAGCGAGTCGCCGCCTGGCGCACCCTCATCGACCCACCACCCAACGCCCCACGTTACGACTGGCCCGCCATCGATGCCCTCTCTGGCTCCCTCCGCGCCTTCGACCTCAACCCACTCCTCCACCAGCTACGCGGCAAGATCGAACCCGACGGCTCCCTCAACGACGACGCATCCCCCGAACTTCGCCGCATCCGCCGCGCCATGGAACGCCAACACCGCGCCATCGAAGAGAGCCTCCGCAAGTCCCTCCGCGGCCTCAACGAAGGGGGCAGCACCCAGGACGAGCTCATCACCATCCGCGGCGAACGCTTCGTCATCCCCGTCAAGGCCGAGTTCAAGCGCAAAGTCCCCGGCGTCATCCATGGCTCATCTTCCTCCGGACAAACCGTCTTCATCGAACCCCTCGAAACCATCGAGCAGAACAACGAACTAGTCCGCCTCCTCGACGAAGAACAATCCGAGATCCACCGCATCCTCGTCGCCATGACCCGCGCCCTCGGCGACAACGCCACCGCCATCCTCACCGGCACCGCCATCCTCGCCGAAGTCGAATCCCACGCCGCCCGAGCCCGCTTCGCCATCGACCTGAACTGCACCCGCCCCACCTTTACCAATAATGCCGTCGCCACGAGCACAGCAACCAATAACGTTGTCATTCTGAGCGGAGCGAAGAACCCCCGCATTTCGCCTGAAGCGCCACAAACCCGCACTGCTCCACCAGAATCCAACCCAACCAATAACCCTGTCATTTCGACCGAACTCCGAGCGAGTGAAGCGAGTCGAGGAGGGAGTGGAGAAACCCGCTTCTCTACCACAACTCCCTACGAGCCCAACACTCAGTCACCCGACCCACAACTCTCACTAGTAGCCGCCCGCCACCCCCTCCTTGAACTCCGCATGAGAGCCTCCGCACGCGAAGCGGGCACCGAAGCAGCCACACCCGTCCCCCTAACCATCACCCTCACCAACGAAGCCCGCCAGCTCATCATCAGCGGACCCAACACCGGCGGCAAAACCGTCTCCCTCAAAACCCTCGGCCTCCTCTCATTGATGGCGCAAGCTGGAGTCCCCATCCCCGCCGAAGAAGCCCATCTCCCCCTCTTCACCAGCGTCTACGCCGACATCGGCGACGCCCAATCCATCGAGCGTAACCTCTCCAGCTTCTCCGCCCACGTCGTCAACCTCGACCGCATCTCCCGCGAAGCCACCGCCTCATCCCTCGTGCTCCTCGACGAACTAGGCTCCGCGACCGACCCCGAAGAAGGCGCAGCCCTGGCCGTAGCCATCGCGCAGCACTTCCTCGACATCCACGCCTGGTGCTGCATCACCACCCACCTCACCTCGCTCAAGGTCTACGCCGCCAATCACGCCGGAGTGTTGAACGCCGCAGTAGGCTTCGACCAGCAGACCCTAACCCCCACCTACCAGCTCCGCCTCGGAGTCCCCGGAGCCTCCGCCGGCCTCAACATCGCCAGCCGCCTCGGCCTCTCACCCGAGATCATCGCCGCCGCTCGCTCTCAAATGTCCACCCAGACTGCCGACATAGGAGCCTTCCTCGACCAACTCCACGACCAGCTCACCGCCGCCGCCACCGAGCGCGAAACCCTCCGGCAGCGCGAGCAGCAACTAGCCCGCGAAAAAATCCGCCTCGAAACCGAAGGCCGCGCCGAACAAAAAGCCCGCACCAAAGAACTCGAAACCAAGCTCAACTCCCTCATCGAAGACTTCGCCTACCAGCTCCGCGAAACCGTCAAAGCCATCGACGACAAGACCCTCGCCCAAAAGATCGCTCGCGACTCCGCCACCCGCATCGCCCGCCTGCGGCGCGAGTTCTCCGAACAATTCAACTCCACCGTAGTAGCCCACAACACCGGCGCCGACAAGGCCGATCCCAACGCCCAACCCCACATCCCCAAAGGCATCAAGGTCGGCGACCTGGTCAAGCTCAAATCCCTCGGCCGCCAGGCCCGAGTAGACCGCATCATCGACGCCAAAACCTACGAAGTCTCCATTGGCCCCATGAAGATGCGCGCCGCCATCGACGACATAGCCGAAGTCGAGACCGTCAAAGTAGCTACGCCCCTCGAAGCCGCCCGCAAGCGCGGAGGCATCACCATCGCCACCGCCAACGACCCCGACTACATGACCTCCGAGATCAACGTCATCGGCCGCACCGCAGACGAGGCCCACGCCGAAGTCGAACGCTTCCTCGACCGCGCTTTCCTCGCCGGCCTCCCCTGCATCCGCATCGTCCACGGCACTGGCATGGGCATCCTACGCCGAACCCTCCGCGAATTCCTTCGCAACCACCCCCACGTAGCCACCGTCACCGAACCCCCACAAAACCAAGGCGGCCAAGGGGCAACCGAAGTCGAATTGAGGCAATGA